The Candidatus Defluviibacterium haderslevense DNA window CCTATACATGTCAACAGTTGAATCGTTAAAAGATGCAGGTCGCGTAACCTGGAAATGGATAAAAAGACTTATCCTGCTTACCATTTTAGTCTTTATTTCTTATTTTCTGTTTTTGATTTTTGCTAACTATAGTGAAGGAACTCGAACCGGATTTGTTACTAAAATTAGTAAAAGAGGTTATGTGTTTAAAACATTTGAAGGTGAGTTGAATTATGGTTTTTTTAGCGGAACAGCTAATACAGGGAAGCCAGCAGACAATGTGTGGTATTTTTCTGTCACCAACTCCAGGGTAGCTTATGATGTGGAGAAGGCTTCAGAAAGTGGCAGAAAAGTTACTTTGTTCTACCATCAAAAATATAAGGCTTTGTTTTTTAGAGGCGATACAGAATATTTGGTATACCAGGTTGAAAATGCTGATGTGGCTCCGGATACACCAAAGTAAAATTGAATAAACAGTTTTATAGGCTTTTCCAGTTTGTCAAGTGTTCCCCATCAATCAAGGATTTTTAGATCCTTATTTACCCATATTGATAGATCATCAGGCTACAGAAGTAAGCTAGAATTCCCATATAGAGAAACTGAATTATAGGTAGTTTCCATCCCTTCGTTTCTCGTTTCATTACTGCTAAAGTGCTCATGCATTGAAGGGAGAAAGCGTAAAAAATAATCAGTGATAATGCAGTTTTTCGATCAAAGAAAATACTGCCATCCGATCTTTTTTCTGAAGCCAATTTTTTGTGCAAATTAGCTTCATCTGATTCACCGCCCAGACTATAAATCGTACTCATTGTTCCTACAAATACTTCTCTGGCTGCAAATGAAGTGATCAATGCTATTCCTATTTTCCAATCAAATCCTAAAGGTCTGATTAATGGTTCAAACAGTTTTCCCATTTTACCAGCAAAGGAATATTCTAATCGTTTTGCATCCTGAAGATTAGCAGTTTCTTTTTCAGTTAAGTTTTTTTCTAAGGATTCAACACGTGCCAATTCTTCAGCTTTTTTTAATTCACCCGGCCATGAAAAACTAGACAAAAACCAAAGTATCATACTTATGATTAGGATGACTTTTCCAGCTTGTATAATAAATGTTTTTACTTTTTCAAAAACAACCAACAAGACTTGTCGCATTTGAGGAATTTGGTATTCGGGTAATTGTAAAGCTAAAAAACTCCTTTCCTTTTCCGGCAAAAAATAATGTATAACAGCAGCAGTAATTAATGCTACAAAGATGCCTAATAGATAAAGTCCTAAAAAAGCTATCCCCTGACTATTAAAAATACCAAACACCATAGTATAGGGTACTACAAAGCCAATGAGTGCAGTATATACTGGTATCCTGGCCGAACAAGGTATTAGTGGAATAACGAACATGGTGATCAAACGTTCTTTTCTATTGCTGATGTTTCTGGTAGACATAATTGCTGGTATTGCACAAGCCCCACCGGCGACTAGACCAACTATAGACCGGCCATTAAGCCCAAATTTTCTGAGTAAATGATCTAAAAGATACACGACGCGGGCCATATATCCGGCTTCTTCCAAAAGGGTAAGCATTAAAAACAACATGGCTATTTGTGGTATGAAGACCAATACACCAGATAGTCCTGGAAGTATCCCTGAAGTAATCAATTGTGATATCCAATGATTTGGCAAAAGGCTTTGTATGGTATTGGATAAAAAAGCAAAACCCGATTCTATTGCTTCCATTGGAATGACAGCCCAGGAATAAATAACCTGGAAAATAAAAAACATGAGCACCAGAAATATGGCCAATCCAAAAAATGGATTTGTGAGAACCCGATCTATTTTTTTTGACTTAATTAAACTGGTATTGGAATGGTGTTGATCGGAAATAAATCGTTCCCAGGATTCGATTACCTGATAACGTGCCATCGTCTCATGAATTTGCATTCGAATTGAAGTCTGTTTGTCCAGATACATCCTGTTTTCATGATCACCGGTAATCTCTTTTCCGACGTGCAACCAAAGGTATTTTTGATAGTTATTTCTAAAAGAAATCTTGGAATCTAATGATTCCGTATCTTTCAATAAGCTTTGATCAAAT harbors:
- the feoB gene encoding ferrous iron transport protein B gives rise to the protein MSTMKKIGIVGNPNSGKSSIFNILTGLNQKVGNFPGVTVDSKEGLLELLDGTTVNLIDFPGAYSIFSNSSDEFVMTKSLVNPNDPHYPDAILYVADIRNLDKQLLLLTHILDLEFPVIVCLSNIDQVNQTKVNEWVILLEQKLKCPVIPVSARANINIDILRTKLQGLFQFAHIHSRRDPIYEFDQSLLKDTESLDSKISFRNNYQKYLWLHVGKEITGDHENRMYLDKQTSIRMQIHETMARYQVIESWERFISDQHHSNTSLIKSKKIDRVLTNPFFGLAIFLVLMFFIFQVIYSWAVIPMEAIESGFAFLSNTIQSLLPNHWISQLITSGILPGLSGVLVFIPQIAMLFLMLTLLEEAGYMARVVYLLDHLLRKFGLNGRSIVGLVAGGACAIPAIMSTRNISNRKERLITMFVIPLIPCSARIPVYTALIGFVVPYTMVFGIFNSQGIAFLGLYLLGIFVALITAAVIHYFLPEKERSFLALQLPEYQIPQMRQVLLVVFEKVKTFIIQAGKVILIISMILWFLSSFSWPGELKKAEELARVESLEKNLTEKETANLQDAKRLEYSFAGKMGKLFEPLIRPLGFDWKIGIALITSFAAREVFVGTMSTIYSLGGESDEANLHKKLASEKRSDGSIFFDRKTALSLIIFYAFSLQCMSTLAVMKRETKGWKLPIIQFLYMGILAYFCSLMIYQYG